One window from the genome of Pyrus communis chromosome 16, drPyrComm1.1, whole genome shotgun sequence encodes:
- the LOC137719851 gene encoding uncharacterized protein: protein MLTKTKNQVVIDNGIVRLNFSYPGGDVIGINYKGIKNLLETKNALDNRGYWDVVWNRDRGKDVVDKLQGTGFRVITERADQIEISFTKTYNVSLGNATLPMNTDKRYIVQRGRDGFYAYAIFERLKGWPRTNVDQIRFVYKLQQDKFPFMAISDDRKRVMPTARDRTNGKPLAYPEAVLLTKTSNPDLRGEVDDKYQYSTEDKDNKVHGWICNEPPVGFWIITSSDEFRTAGPFKQDLTSHAGPTVLSMFASTHYGGKEVGMTFKDGEAWKKVFGPVFVYLNSVPSSNNSLRLWENAKEQMLEEVKRWPYNFTQSEDFPSSDKRGSVAGQLLIQDRYINESLVWASSAYVGLAAPGNVGSWQKESKGYQFWTQTNKQGYFLIKDVRPGNYSLYATVPGVVGDYKYETIIKIKPRRGINLGNITYVPPRNGPTLWEIGIPDRSAAEFNVPDPSPTLRNQLYTNHTDKFRQYGLWDRYTDLYPNHDLIYTVGADDYHDKWFFAHVTRNTGNNTYEATTWQILFQLKNLTTTGNYTLQLALASANNAEVQVRFNNQSAKPPHFTTGLIGKDNAIARHGIHGLYWLFSIIVPSYRLQEGNNTIFLTQSRRLGSFDGVMYDYIRLEGPPQW, encoded by the exons ATGCTAACAAAGACTAAGAACCAG GTGGTGATCGATAATGGCATCGTCCGACTCAACTTTTCTTATCCCGGAGGAGACGTCATTGGAATCAATTACAAGGGAATTAAAAACTTGCTTGAAACCAAGAATGCGCTAGATAATCGAGG GTACTGGGACGTTGTCTGGAACAGAGATAGAGGTAAAGATGTGGTGGACAA GCTACAAGGAACTGGATTTAGAGTCATTACAGAGAGGGCCGACCAAATAGAGATTTCTTTTACTAAAACATATAATGTTTCCCTCGGTAATGCTACACTTCCCATGAATACTGACAAAAG ATACATAGTGCAACGTGGTCGTGATGGGTTTTATGCCTACGCAATATTTGAGCGTCTTAAGGGGTGGCCCAGAACTAATGTGGATCAAATTAGATTTGTATACAAACTTCAACAAGACAA ATTTCCATTCATGGCTATATCAGACGACAGAAAACGAGTCATGCCAACAGCCAGAGACCGTACAAATGGCAAGCCCCTTGCCTACCCTGAAGCTGTCCTTTTAACCAAAACAAGCAATCCTGACCTTCGAGGAGAG GTAGATGACAAGTACCAATACTCAACTGAGGACAAAGATAACAAAGTTCATGGTTGGATTTGTAATGAACCACCTGTAGGGTTTTGGATAATTACATCAAGTGATGAGTTTCGTACAGCCGGGCCTTTCAAACAAGACCTTACCTCACATGCGGGTCCAACTGTGCTCTCT ATGTTTGCTAGTACTCATTATGGCGGGAAGGAAGTTGGGATGACATTCAAAGATGGGGAGGCATGGAAGAAGGTTTTTGGGCCTGTCTTTGTCTATCTTAATTCAGTTCCAAGTTCAAATAATTCCCTCAGACTCTGGGAAAATGCTAAAGAACAG ATGCTTGAAGAAGTCAAAAGATGGCCTTACAATTTCACTCAATCTGAAGATTTTCCATCATCGGATAAACGTGGATCAGTTGCGGGCCAGTTACTAATACAAGATCG GTACATCAACGAGAGCCTTGTTTGGGCAAGTTCCGCTTACGTGGGATTGGCAGCACCTGGAAATGTGGGATCATGGCAAAAGGAAAGCAAG GGTTATCAATTTTGGACTCAAACTAACAAGCAAGGTTATTTCCTCATTAAAGACGTTCGACCTGGGAACTATAGTTTGTATGCAACAGTTCCCGGCGTTGTTGGGGATTACAAATATGAAActattattaaaattaaaccAA GACGTGGAATTAATCTGGGCAATATAACTTACGTACCTCCAAGAAATGGTCCGACCCTGTGGGAAATTGGCATCCCAGATCGATCAGCTGCCGAGTTCAATGTACCTGATCCGTCCCCAACTCTTAGGAACCAATTATACACCAATCACACGGACAA GTTTAGGCAATACGGCTTGTGGGATCGCTATACAGATTTATACCCTAACCATGATCTCATCTACACCGTTGGTGCTGACGATTACCATGACAAGTGGTTTTTTGCTCATGTGACAAG GAACACTGGAAATAATACGTATGAAGCAACCACATGGCAAATTCTATTTCAACTTAAGAATTTGACTACTACCGGAAATTATACACTCCAATTGGCATTAGCCTCAGCCAACAATGCAGAAGTACAG GTTCGATTTAACAACCAGAGCGCCAAACCACCTCACTTTACGACAGGACTAATAGGGAAGGACAATGCCATAGCAAGACATGGAATTCATGGTTTGTACTGGTTGTTCAGTATTATTGTACCAAGTTATCGACTACAAGAAGGAAACAACACCATCTTTCTTACACAGTCAAGAAGATTGGGCTCTTTTGACGGCGTCATGTATGACTATATTCGACTAGAAGGACCTCCTCAATGGTGA